The Sesamum indicum cultivar Zhongzhi No. 13 linkage group LG6, S_indicum_v1.0, whole genome shotgun sequence genome has a segment encoding these proteins:
- the LOC105163813 gene encoding transmembrane protein 56-B produces the protein MWDMEIGGGLMNIAGHAIPIKELHWLFSVLAGILMCKIVYELTGVVSVSFVKEYSKLNSIQKLEWNNRGFSTFHAIVAAAGSLYLLLFSGLFVDDAQDELMINRTSTLSDTILGVSIGYFLTDLAMIFYHYPALGGMEYVVHHGLSMFSIIQSLLCSQAQIYILMVLFTESTTPFVNLRWYLDVAGLKNSKLYIYNGVALFFGWLAARVIIFLFFFYHMFIHFDQVKKVVPMGFYSLLTIPPTMAMMNVFWFWKIARGVLKTLSKAKHKQ, from the exons atGTGGGATATGGAGATAGGTGGTGGGTTGATGAACATCGCTGGTCATGCTATTCCAATCAAGGAATTGCACTGGCTTTTCTCGGTTTTAGCGGGTATTTTGATGTGCAAAATT GTGTACGAATTAACAGGTGTAGTTAGCGTTTCTTTCGTGAAGGAGTACAGCAAACTTAACAGTATACAGAAACTAGAATGGAACAACAG GGGATTCTCCACTTTCCATGCCATTGTCGCGGCAGCCGGTTCTCTATATCTCTTGCTTTTTTCAGGTCTTTTTGTTGATGATGCCCAAGATGAGTTGATGATCAATAGAACATCAACTTTGTCAGACACCATATTGGGG GTTTCCATTGGGTACTTTTTAACAGACTTGGCAATGATATTCTATCACTACCCTGCCTTAGGTGGTATGGAGTAT GTCGTACATCATGGACTCTCCATGTTTTCAATCATTCAATCCCTTTTGTGCAGTCAAgcacaaatttatatactaaTGGTTCTGTTTACGGAAAGCACGACTCCTTTTGTTAACCTAAGATG GTACCTCGACGTTGCTGGCCTCAAGAATTCTAAACTTTACATCTACAATGGCGTGGCGTTGTTCTTCGGGTGGTTG GCTGCAAGAGTTATTATATTTCTGTTCTTTTTCTACCACATGTTCATCCATTTTGATCAG GTCAAGAAAGTAGTCCCGATGGGCTTTTACAGCTTGCTTACGATACCTCCAACGATGGCAATGATGAACGTGTTCTGGTTCTGGAAAATCGCCAGAGGTGTGCTGAAAACCTTGAGCAAGGCTAAGCACAAGCAGTAG
- the LOC105163814 gene encoding DNA-directed RNA polymerase III subunit rpc6-like, which yields MSRRPVNPSLKRKRPETDSPGLVDAERAILNSIKGKKDLGIWARDIKQETKLTDHVVNKSLKSLLAKKLIKEVVNIQNKGKKHYMAVEFEPSKEISGGEWYVDGNLDKELINVLKQLCFRYLRTQKVATLEGVYNELKKNRVVTFDISNQQVSEILNSMVLDNDLIEVKSTGLGDYHSIPIGTVCYRIASAAGVAKGPRMGAFASIPCGACPRISLCTPNGVISPGTCVYYTKWLSIDF from the coding sequence ATGAGTCGCCGACCTGTAAATCCCTCCCTTAAGCGGAAAAGACCTGAAACAGATTCACCAGGTCTGGTAGATGCCGAGCGTGCGATCCTCAATTCGATCAAAGGTAAAAAGGATTTGGGCATTTGGGCAAGAGACATCAAACAAGAGACAAAGCTCACCGACCATGTTGTCAACAAATCACTCAAGTCTTTGTTGGCTAAAAAGTTGATCAAAGAGGTAGTAAACATTCAAaacaagggaaaaaaacacTACATGGCCGTCGAGTTTGAACCTTCTAAGGAAATCAGTGGAGGTGAATGGTATGTCGATGGGAACCTCGACAAAGAGCTTATTAATGTACTTAAACAACTATGCTTTAGGTACTTGCGTACACAGAAGGTTGCTACCCTAGAGGGAGTCTACAATGAACTGAAGAAGAATCGAGTGGTGACATTTGACATCTCCAACCAACAAGTTAGTGAAATACTCAACTCAATGGTTTTAGACAATGATCTCATAGAGGTGAAGAGCACTGGTCTAGGAGACTATCATTCAATTCCTATTGGAACAGTTTGTTACAGAATTGCAAGTGCAGCAGGTGTTGCAAAGGGTCCAAGGATGGGTGCATTTGCTTCCATCCCCTGTGGTGCTTGCCCCCGGATTAGTTTGTGTACGCCTAATGGTGTTATCTCCCCAGGTACTTGTGTGTATTACACCAAATGGTTAAGCATTGATTTTTGA
- the LOC105163816 gene encoding actin-related protein 2/3 complex subunit 2A: protein MILLQCPCRYLLQVLKTQVQNLEKGVELDCQWVEFDDVRYHIQATVKNPNILLLSLSLPTPPPETVFSGGLPQGAIEAIKAAYGVVLQILDPPRDGFNLTLKLNLSKMPPDEEHKQALLVKIASIREVVLGAPLRAVLKQLVSRGVKSNLNKLLSLVHRPNESFFVVPQADKVTVIFPMHFKDSIDTVLATSFLQEFVEARRTAGLGNAPPCLWSSSPPQELKGASEIALSANAGFVSFVIFPRHVEGRKMDRTVWSLSTFHAYVSYHVKCSEGFMHTRMRRRVESLIEALDRAKPDSERADRPAKNKLSIKDGRGSFNSR, encoded by the exons ATGATACTGTTGCAGTGCCCCTGCAGATATCTTCTGCAAGTCTTGAAAACTCAGGTTCAGAA tCTTGAGAAAGGAGTTGAGTTAGACTGCCAGTGGGttgaatttgatgatgtcCGCTATCATATTCAG GCAACTGTGAAGAATCCAAACATCCTTCTACTATCACTATCACTGCCCACTCCACCTCCAGAAACTGTGTTTTCTGGTGGACTTCCTCAAGGAGCAATAGAAGCAATAAAAGCAGCATATGGCGTCGTTCTACAAATTCTTGATCCCCCAAGGGATGGCTTTAATCTCACTTTGAAACTAAACTTGTCCAAAATGCCTCCAGATGAAG AGCATAAGCAAGCACTCCTGGTAAAGATTGCTTCTATAAGAGAAGTAGTACTGGGTGCGCCGCTAAGAGCAGTTCTGAAACAACTTGTCTCGAGGGGTGTTAAGTCTAACTTGAACAAGCTTCTTTCCCTTGTGCATCGGCCAAATGagtcattttttgttgttccTCAG GCCGACAAGGTGACTGTGATTTTCCCCATGCACTTCAAGGATTCAATAGATACTGTACTCGCTACTTCTTTCCTTCAG GAATTTGTGGAAGCAAGGCGAACTGCTGGACTTGGCAATGCCCCTCCTTGTTTGTGGTCTTCTTCTCCCCCTCAAGAATTAAAAGGAGCTTCTGAAATAGCATTATCAGCAAATGCTGGATTTGTTAGCTTTG TCATTTTCCCTCGCCACGTGGAAGGTAGAAAGATGGACAGAACTGTTTGGAGTCTATCAACATTTCATGCGTATGTCAGCTATCATGTCAAG TGCTCAGAGGGTTTCATGCATACCCGGATGAGAAGACGTGTGGAATCACTCATAGAG GCTCTAGATCGTGCCAAACCGGACTCAGAGAGGGCTGATCGACCcgcaaaaaataaattg AGTATCAAGGATGGGCGGGGCAGTTTCAATTCAAGATGA
- the LOC105163817 gene encoding calcium uniporter protein 5, mitochondrial-like, with protein sequence MWRTPGITLLKRAFGSGMRPAVHCSNQFAGCRLMGSSPFHRYCSSAVAGDGGSESKNGSASSMSYGEAKRLMRLVNVEALKERLGTEDKEVIPYTELLQACQSMGVATSADEAAAYARVLDDAGVVMLFRDKVYLHPNKVVDLVRMAVPLYLLPDDXXXXXXXXXXXXXXXDELKMLQEKKNEIDLLAHKQVRRILWTGLGLSVVQISLFFRLTFWEFSWDVMEPIAFFTTSAGIVIGYAYFMFTSRDPSYQDLLKRLFISRQRKLIRRKNFDVQRFVELQKQCKLPLDPQVSIKRRIGVELEPEDLLHGH encoded by the exons ATGTGGAGAACTCCCGGCATCACTCTCTTGAAACGGGCCTTCGGTTCCGGCATGAGGCCCGCTGTGCATTGCAGCAACCAGTTTGCAGGCTGCAGATTGATGGGCTCGTCGCCGTTTCATCGCTACTGCAGCTCCGCCGTGGCTGGAGATGGCGGAAGTGAGAGTAAGAATGGAAGTGCAAGTTCGATGAGTTATGGGGAGGCGAAGAGACTGATGAGGCTGGTGAATGTGGAGGCGCTGAAGGAGAGGTTGGGGACGGAGGACAAGGAAGTGATCCCGTACACCGAACTCTTGCAAGCCTGTCAGAGCATGGGCGTCGCCACATCCGCCGATGAGGCCGCCGCCTACGCCAGAGTTCTTGATGACGCCGGCGTCGTCATGCTGTTCCGCGATAAAGTCTACCTACACCCCAATAAG GTGGTTGATCTGGTTAGGATGGCAGTACCTCTTTACCTTTTACCTGACGACGANNNNNNNNNNNNNNNNNNNNNNNNNNNNNNNNNNNNNNNNNNNGATGAGCTCAAGATGCTGCAGGAGAAGAAAAACGAAATCGACTTGCTAGCCCACAAGCAGGTCCGACGCATACTGTGGACAGGTCTGGGGCTATCCGTGGTGCAGATCAGCCTCTTCTTCCGTCTGACGTTCTGGGAATTCTCTTGGGACGTGATGGAGCCAATCGCATTTTTCACTACGTCAGCTGGGATAGTCATAGGCTACGCCTACTTCATGTTCACGTCAAGAGACCCGTCCTACCAAGATCTGCTCAAGAGGCTATTCATATCGAGGCAGAGAAAGCTCATCCGGAGGAAGAACTTTGACGTTCAGAGGTTCGTTGAGTTGCAGAAACAGTGCAAGCTGCCTCTGGATCCACAGGTATCCATCAAACGGCGAATTGGGGTGGAATTGGAGCCTGAGGACCTCTTACACGGTCACTGA
- the LOC105163818 gene encoding uncharacterized protein LOC105163818 yields the protein MESSLKEYFGFSKFRPYQKEIVENILQGKDCLVVMATGSGKSLCYQVPPLIAQKTAVVVSPLISLMQDQVMVLKQRGIRAEYLSSAQTDRNVHTNAESGQFDILYMTPEKACMLTASFWSRLLESGICLFAVDEAHCISEWGHNFRVEYKQLDKLRDVLSNIPFVALTATATEKVRGDIINSLKLQNPHVTIGSFDRKNLFYSVVSFDRSNTFLNELVSEISACIQKAGSTIIYCTTVKDVEQIFEYLKAAGIEAGMYHGQMSNKAREDCHRAFIRDEFYVMVATIAFGMGIDKPNIRHVIHYGCPKSLESYYQESGRCGRDGIPSFCRLYFTRSDFTKADFYCADARTADQRKAIMESFMAAQRYCMLTTCRRNFLLGYFGEKTSSVNCGTCDNCTNSKQESDMSREAFLLMACIQSCQGHWGLNLPVDVLRGSKSKKVLDGKFDKLPFHGLGKDKPANWWKALAYQLISQDYLVETFRDIYKTVRVGPRGMQFLNSCNPDHQPPLYLTLTPELAVDDTNKGTVGEGVVNGFAQLEFDGLSQAEDRLYKLLVEERMKLARDHGTAPYALCGDQTLRRITLIRPSTRARLANIDGVNQYFLKTYGDHLLQIIQRLSQELGLSLDGEPKAEPPMPANVATVPNNKRLTPAKLEAWKMWQEEGLTVQRIANYPGRAAPIKEQTVFEYILEAGREGCPIDWLRLCLEIGLTQEIFKDIQGAISKVGKEKLKPIKNELPEEVSYSQIKLCMLMQDMGISTGVISSTHQQGRKADESRTPQISEGSGLSCQTEGSQSNLELLVDNVDYEMKVVGVPDDTSLGKSVDKAPSLLIEGVDAKQPVAATDELTCSRKRQKLNVPRAQHSIAVEPTEGSVLSWLKNFNDGVTLSDLLEHFKGSKEEAVIDLLKHLEGEFLIFRKNNLYKLM from the exons ATGGAGTCATCTCTCAAG GAATATTTTGGGTTCTCGAAATTCCGGCCGTACCAGAAAGAGATAGtggaaaatattttgcaaGGAAAAGATTGCTTAGTGGTTATGGCAACTGGCAGTGGCAAGTCCTTGTG CTATCAGGTGCCACCATTGATTGCGCAAAAGACTGCTGTAGTCGTAAGCCCACTGATATCCTTAATGCAGGATCAG GTGATGGTATTGAAGCAAAGGGGTATAAGAGCCGAGTATCTTTCCAGTGCTCAGACTGATCGTAATGTGCACACCAATGCTGAAAGTGgtcaatttgatattttgtatatGACGCCAGAGAAAGCCTGCATGCTCACTGCCAG TTTCTGGTCAAGATTACTAGAGTCCGGAATTTGCCTATTTGCTGTCGATGAAGCGCATTGTATATCAGAGTGGGGTCACAATTTCAG GGTCGAATACAAGCAATTAGACAAACTCCGTGATGTTCTTTCAAACATTCCATTTGTTGCGTTAACAGCAACTGCTACTGAAAA GGTTCGTGGTGACATTATAAATTCACTGAAGCTGCAAAATCCTCATGTAACCATTGGCTCATTCGACCGCAAGAATCTCTTTTACAGTGTTGTATCCTTTGACCGAAGTAATACTTTTCTGAATGAGCTTGTGTCAGAAATCTCTGCATGCATTCAGAAAGCAGGCTCAACTATAATATACTGTACAACTGTCAAGGACGTTGAACag ATTTTTGAGTACCTTAAGGCAGCAGGTATTGAGGCTGGAATGTACCATGGCCAAATGTCTAATAAGGCGCGGGAGGACTGCCACAG AGCATTTATCAGAGATGAGTTTTATGTCATGGTTGCAACTATAGCTTTTGGCATGGGTATTGACAAACCTAATATAAGACATGTGATACATTATGGCTGCCCAAAGAGTTTGGAATCATATTACCAGGAAAGTGGACGTTGTGGTAGAGATGGAATTCCCTCCTTCTGCCGGCTATATTTTACGAGAAGTGACTTCACAAAGGCTGATTTTTATTGTGCTGATGCACGAACG GCAGACCAAAGAAAAGCGATAATGGAGTCATTCATGGCTGCACAACGCTATTGTATGCTTACAACTTGCAGAAGAAATTTTCTGTTAGGGTACTTTGGGGAGAAAACCTCATCTGTTAACTGTG GAACATGCGATAATTGCACCAACTCAAAGCAAGAGAGTGACATGTCTAGAGAAGCATTTCTTCTCATGGCTTGCATTCAGTCATGCCAGGGTCACTGGGGACTCAATTTGCCTGTCGATGTCCTCCGTGGATCTA AGTCAAAGAAAGTTCTTgatggtaaatttgataagcttCCATTCCATGGCCTGGGGAAAGATAAGCCAGCTAATTGGTGGAAGGCACTAGCTTATCAGTTAATTTCACAAG ATTATTTGGTCGAGACCTTcagagatatttataaaactgTAAG AGTTGGACCAAGAGGGatgcaatttttgaattcCTGCAATCCTGATCATCAGCCTCCATTATATCTGACATTGACTCCAGAATTGGCGGTTGATGACACAAACAAAGGCACAGTTGGTGAAGGAGTTGTCAATGGTTTTGCTCAGCTGGAATTTGATGGATTATCCCAG GCTGAGGATCGGCTCTATAAATTGCTTGTGGAAGAGAGAATGAAACTTGCAAGAGACCATGGGACTGCTCC GTATGCGCTATGTGGTGATCAAACATTGAGAAGGATAACATTGATAAGGCCTTCTACAAGAGCAAGGCTAGCAAATATTGATGGTGTAAACCAG tactttctgaaaacATACGGAGATCATTTACTACAAATCATTCAGCGTCTATCACAAGAATTGGGTCTTTCTTTGGATGGGGAGCCAAAAGCAGAACCTCCAATGCCAGCCAATGTTGCCACTGTACCCAACAACAAAAGACTAACACCTGCCAAGTTGGAAGCTTGGAAAATGTGGCAAGAAGAGGGCCTCACTGTCCAAAGAATTGCT AATTATCCAGGTCGTGCAGCTCCAATAAAAGAACAAACTGTCTTCGAGTATATTCTTGAAGCCGGAAGAGAGGGATGCCCAATTGATTGGCTAAGACTATGTCTGGAGATTGGACTGACACAGGAGATATTTAAAGACATTCAGGGTGCTATATCAAAAGTTGGGAAAGAGAAGTTAAAAcctataaaaaatgaattaccTGAAGAG GTAAGCTACAGCCAGATAAAACTCTGCATGCTGATGCAAGATATGGGAATATCAACCGGAGTTATTTCATCTACCCATCAGCAAGGCCGCAAAGCAGATGAATCCAGGACGCCACAAATCTCTGAAGGATCGGGACTTTCATGCCAGACAGAAGGATCTCAGTCCAATCTCGAGTTACTTGTTGACAATGTAGATTATGAGATGAAAGTTGTTGGTGTGCCTGATGATACTTCACTAGGGAAATCAGTGGACAAAGCTCCCAGTCTCCTGATAGAGGGTGTGGATGCCAAACAGCCAGTAGCTGCTACTGATGAATTGACCTGTTCTAGGAAACGCCAAAAGCTCAACGTACCACGAGCACAACACTCCATTGCTGTGGAGCCAACTGAGGGTTCTGTACTGAGTTGGCTTAAGAACTTCAACGATGGC GTTACGCTATCTGATCTCTTGGAGCATTTCAAGGGATCAAAAGAGGAGGCAGTGATCGATCTGCTAAAGCATCTGGAGGGTGAGTTTCTGATATTTAGAAAGAACAATCTTTATAAACTCATGTAA